A DNA window from Parabacteroides johnsonii DSM 18315 contains the following coding sequences:
- the ruvB gene encoding Holliday junction branch migration DNA helicase RuvB, with the protein MEDEFDIRDARVPESEREYENALRPLSFHDFSGQAKVVENLKIFVMAARMRKEALDHVLLHGPPGLGKTTLSNIIANELGVGFKVTSGPVLDKPGDLAGVLTSLEKNDVLFIDEIHRLSPIVEEYLYSAMEDYRIDIMIDKGPSARSIQIDLAPFTLVGATTRSGLLTSPLRARFGINMHLEYYEMETLTKIVLRSADILNVKCELSAAREIASRSRGTPRIANALLRRVRDFAQVKGSGEIDKAISCYALEALNIDRYGLDQIDNKLLTTIIDKFNGGPVGLTTIATALGEDPGTLEEVYEPFLIKEGFIKRTPRGREVTELAYTHLGRLRPDGIQSSLF; encoded by the coding sequence ATGGAAGATGAATTTGATATAAGGGATGCACGTGTTCCGGAGAGCGAGCGAGAGTATGAGAATGCGCTTCGCCCGCTTTCGTTTCATGACTTCAGCGGACAGGCCAAAGTAGTCGAGAACCTGAAGATTTTCGTGATGGCAGCCCGGATGCGTAAGGAGGCACTCGATCATGTGCTGTTGCATGGGCCTCCCGGATTGGGAAAGACTACATTATCCAATATTATAGCGAATGAATTGGGAGTCGGCTTCAAGGTGACTTCAGGGCCGGTACTGGATAAACCGGGCGATCTGGCGGGAGTGTTGACTTCGCTGGAAAAGAATGATGTCCTTTTTATCGACGAGATCCACCGGTTGAGCCCGATTGTGGAGGAATACCTGTATTCGGCGATGGAAGATTACCGGATCGATATCATGATCGATAAAGGGCCGAGTGCCCGTTCCATCCAGATCGACCTGGCTCCGTTTACATTGGTGGGAGCGACGACTCGCAGTGGTTTGCTGACAAGTCCGCTCAGGGCACGTTTCGGGATCAATATGCACCTCGAATATTACGAGATGGAGACGCTGACGAAGATCGTGTTGCGTAGTGCCGATATCCTGAATGTGAAATGCGAGCTGAGTGCAGCACGCGAGATCGCTTCCCGTAGTCGTGGTACCCCCCGTATAGCGAATGCATTGCTACGTCGTGTGCGTGATTTTGCACAGGTGAAAGGGTCAGGCGAGATCGACAAGGCGATTTCCTGCTATGCACTGGAGGCATTGAACATCGACCGGTACGGTCTGGATCAGATCGACAATAAGTTGCTGACGACTATCATCGACAAGTTTAATGGTGGACCGGTAGGGCTGACGACTATCGCGACTGCGCTGGGAGAAGACCCCGGAACGCTGGAAGAAGTTTATGAGCCTTTCCTTATTAAAGAGGGTTTTATCAAACGTACGCCCCGCGGTCGCGAGGTGACGGAGTTGGCTTATACCCATCTGGGACGGCTTCGCCCCGACGGAATACAAAGCTCACTATTTTAG